From the Streptomyces sp. SN-593 genome, the window TGCGCCGCGGGCGGCCTGCGCCCGGTGATCGCCTTCCAGGCGAGCGCGGCCGACGCGATCGCGGATCTGGCCGCGCGCGGGCTCGGCGTGGGGGTGCTCAGCGCGTCCATGGCCGCGCGCTACCGCGACCGCCTGGAGGCCCACCCGATCGACGGCGCCGCCGACCCGGCGTACCTCTGCCTCCTCTGGCGCCCCTCCCCCGCGCCCGCCCTGCGCGCCCTGCTCCCGCACGCCCGCGCCGCCTTCGGCGCGGGCGCCGGTCCCGCAGGCACCGCTCCCCCGGGCTACGGCTCGAAGCGGTAGCCCATCCCGGGCTCGGTGATGAGGTGGCGGGGCCGGGCCGGGTCCGGTTCGAGCTTGCGGCGCAACTGCGCCAGGTAGACCCGCAGGTAGTTGGTCTCGGAGCGGTAGGAGGGGCCCCACACCTCCTGGAGCAACTGCGTCTGGGTGACCAGCCGTCCGGGGTTGCGGACCAGGATCTCCAGCAGGTGCCACTCGGTGGGGGTGAGGCGCACGTCGGCCCCGCCGCTGCCGTGCACCTTCTTCGCGGCCAGGTCCACGGTGAACGCGTCGGTGACCACGACGGCCTGGTCGTCCGCGCCCCCGCCCGTGCCGGGCTCGGCGCGGCGGACCGCGGCGCGCAGCCGGGCCAGCAGCTCGTCCATGCCGAACGGCTTGGTGACGTAGTCGTCGGCGCCCGCGTCGAGTGCCTGGACCTTCTCCTTGGAGGCGTGCCGGGCCGACAGCACGATGATCGGCACCCGGGTCCAGCCGCGCAGCCCGCGGATCACCTCGGCGCCGTCCATGTCGGGCAGGCTCAGGTCGAGCAGCACCACGTCGGGGTTGTGGGCGGCGGCCAGCCGCAGCGCGCCCGCGCCGTCCGGAGCGGCGTCCACGTCGTAGTGGCGGGCCCGGAGGTTGATCACCAGCGCTCGGACGAGCTGGGGTTCGTCGTCCACTACCAGGACCCGGGTCATCGTTCGGGCTCTGCCTCTCGCAGGTCGGGATCGGGGGTGGGGCCGGGGGCGGCGGGCAGTGTGAAGACCATGCTCAGGCCGCCCCCGGGGGTGTCCTCGGCGGTCAGGGTTCCGCCCGTCGCCTCGGTGAAGCCGCGGGCGACGGCCAGGCCGAGGCCGACACCGGTCCCGGCGGTGGGCGCGTCGCCGTAGCGCTGGAACGGTTC encodes:
- a CDS encoding response regulator — translated: MTRVLVVDDEPQLVRALVINLRARHYDVDAAPDGAGALRLAAAHNPDVVLLDLSLPDMDGAEVIRGLRGWTRVPIIVLSARHASKEKVQALDAGADDYVTKPFGMDELLARLRAAVRRAEPGTGGGADDQAVVVTDAFTVDLAAKKVHGSGGADVRLTPTEWHLLEILVRNPGRLVTQTQLLQEVWGPSYRSETNYLRVYLAQLRRKLEPDPARPRHLITEPGMGYRFEP